One region of Zingiber officinale cultivar Zhangliang chromosome 7B, Zo_v1.1, whole genome shotgun sequence genomic DNA includes:
- the LOC122003991 gene encoding uncharacterized protein LOC122003991, translating to MEMRVASGDEEGKKKHERVALPKTRRPDTIHHFEKKLADKGVLRMDRHPADGLGIGRGPPKSGHGGKFTWEGPEDLAENELDPVPPAVDEKDPNYAGEEAIDEEAAALVVGEVEVAKTAEAKEGVSRIEIQPPLQP from the coding sequence ATGGAGATGAGGGTGGCGAGCGGGGACGAGGAGGGCAAGAAGAAGCATGAGCGCGTGGCGCTGCCCAAAACGCGTCGCCCCGACACGATCCACCACTTCGAGAAGAAGCTGGCCGACAAGGGCGTGCTGCGCATGGATCGCCACCCGGCCGACGGCCTCGGGATCGGACGCGGCCCGCCTAAGTCCGGCCACGGCGGTAAGTTCACCTGGGAGGGTCCGGAAGACCTGGCGGAGAACGAGCTGGACCCTGTTCCTCCGGCCGTCGACGAGAAGGACCCTAACTACGCAGGGGAAGAGGCAATCGACGAGGAGGCGGCGGCGCTGGTGGTAGGGGAAGTGGAGGTGGCGAAAACGGCGGAAGCCAAAGAAGGGGTGTCCAGGATCGAGATCCAGCCGCCGCTTCAGCCGTGA